In bacterium, the following are encoded in one genomic region:
- a CDS encoding O-antigen ligase family protein encodes MNLIIIIFGFILLPAFLLLKKDNSAFINYMVFFPMFDMNLLTGNVFSDIDEYIYHKAILGNLLGGFGLDLNGARLIIWVFWLIIYLLVNHYSSSKEKIFAKNLMIYLIFLTWAAITLTFPTADFNFGSRFLLKLVYPILFFIIFLNHCDFEKLHVLLKSLSVVCFINVLFSIILIVYRGDLYNIAGTHLGARGFNLHPFPYGFMLCNCISYKLFIEKYTHGVSIMKVYIGVALLTIGVILSLSRITWVLLLFIFLIYSKKKVLFLLTVIASVFIIALTFKLFNHSEILASRIGIDLIQLIQHGEVEAIGEGYGTASGRTAMWLFTINTVLTKNPFFGLGLGGTEKYYLTTLNEFTLTHNEYVRIFSETGLIGLFLFLFFFYSFLSFFRATTKDLKTYPDILIVYKYVVACLCMLVLTFLTDNTLNNYFVIVLPFLSFAVFLKYYKDLQNECLLLRQDYSIKYE; translated from the coding sequence ATGAATTTAATAATTATTATATTTGGTTTTATACTTCTTCCTGCATTTTTATTGCTGAAGAAAGATAATTCGGCCTTTATCAACTATATGGTCTTTTTCCCAATGTTCGATATGAATTTATTGACAGGAAATGTATTTTCAGATATAGATGAGTATATTTATCATAAAGCGATTTTAGGTAATCTTTTAGGCGGATTTGGATTAGACCTAAACGGGGCGAGATTAATTATTTGGGTCTTCTGGTTAATAATTTACTTACTCGTGAACCATTATTCGTCTTCGAAGGAAAAAATATTTGCCAAAAATTTGATGATCTACTTGATTTTTTTAACCTGGGCGGCTATCACCTTGACGTTTCCAACTGCTGATTTTAATTTTGGATCGAGATTCTTATTAAAGCTTGTCTACCCTATTTTATTTTTTATTATCTTTCTTAATCATTGTGATTTTGAAAAGCTGCATGTTTTGTTAAAAAGTTTGTCTGTTGTCTGTTTTATTAATGTTCTATTTTCAATCATATTAATTGTTTATCGTGGGGATCTTTACAATATCGCAGGTACACATCTTGGTGCGAGAGGATTTAATCTTCATCCATTCCCTTATGGTTTTATGTTATGCAATTGTATTTCTTATAAGCTATTTATTGAGAAATATACTCATGGCGTATCAATCATGAAGGTGTATATAGGGGTAGCTCTTTTGACTATTGGGGTGATTCTCAGCCTCTCAAGAATAACATGGGTGCTGCTTCTCTTCATATTCTTAATTTATAGCAAAAAGAAAGTTTTGTTTCTATTAACTGTAATTGCATCTGTATTTATTATTGCTTTAACATTCAAGTTATTTAATCATAGTGAAATATTAGCATCGAGAATTGGCATTGACCTGATACAACTCATTCAGCACGGCGAAGTTGAGGCGATTGGTGAGGGGTATGGGACTGCCTCAGGCAGAACCGCAATGTGGCTATTTACCATAAATACTGTTTTGACAAAAAATCCATTCTTTGGATTAGGACTTGGAGGTACAGAGAAATATTACTTAACTACTTTAAATGAATTCACGCTCACCCATAATGAGTATGTTAGGATTTTTTCGGAAACAGGTCTCATTGGACTGTTCTTGTTTTTGTTTTTTTTCTATTCTTTCCTATCGTTTTTCCGTGCTACGACAAAGGATTTGAAGACGTACCCTGATATTTTAATTGTATATAAATATGTTGTTGCATGTCTCTGTATGCTCGTTTTGACTTTTTTAACCGACAATACTCTAAATAACTATTTTGTAATAGTACTTCCTTTTCTTTCTTTTGCAGTTTTCTTAAAATACTATAAAGATTTACAAAATGAATGCCTGTTGTTGAGACAGGATTACTCAATAAAATACGAATAA
- a CDS encoding glycosyltransferase family 4 protein has product MQLNVVILTNYVPPYRIPFFKELEKRFYNLFLLISTKEIKHCKSVVFKNLKIVNQRSVVIKRNIKHAHGFSELIAIHLPYDTLSQLIEIKPEVIISGELGFRTLNALIYKKIRKDVVLIYWATLSQHTEKSRGFLRNLFRRWILPQADAIVVNGSSGERYIRQMGISKDMIFRVPYTHGLNIEIEQLPVLNRFIKDRILYVGQLIERKGLQPFINTLCRWAESNPEKQIRFELAGDGPLRPILEKMSLPGNLKFKFWGNLPYDQLPNLYARGGIFAFPSLADEWGVVINEAMAAGLPVLGSLYCQAVNEMVKDGVNGWTFRPDYPDEIFSALERANNALDEELLEMSRQARTTAMAFSPDSAADKMLAVIDWCIARKHKTGQM; this is encoded by the coding sequence ATGCAATTAAATGTAGTGATTTTAACCAATTATGTCCCACCTTACCGAATACCGTTTTTTAAAGAGCTTGAAAAACGCTTTTACAATCTGTTTCTGCTAATTTCTACAAAGGAGATAAAGCATTGCAAGTCGGTCGTGTTTAAAAATTTAAAAATAGTTAATCAGCGTTCTGTAGTGATTAAGCGAAATATTAAACATGCCCATGGTTTTAGTGAGCTGATTGCTATTCACCTGCCCTACGATACACTCTCACAGCTTATCGAAATCAAACCAGAAGTAATCATTTCCGGTGAATTAGGTTTTCGAACTCTTAATGCATTGATTTACAAAAAAATAAGAAAAGATGTTGTATTAATATATTGGGCTACACTATCCCAGCATACAGAAAAGAGCCGCGGGTTCCTGCGTAATCTTTTTAGACGGTGGATATTGCCACAGGCAGATGCAATTGTAGTCAATGGGAGCAGTGGAGAGAGATATATTAGACAAATGGGCATTTCTAAGGATATGATATTTAGAGTACCATATACACATGGTTTGAATATTGAAATAGAACAGTTGCCTGTTTTAAACAGATTTATTAAAGACCGAATTTTGTATGTCGGCCAGCTAATCGAACGTAAAGGCCTGCAGCCTTTTATCAATACATTATGCCGTTGGGCTGAGTCAAATCCGGAAAAGCAAATTCGATTTGAGCTGGCAGGAGATGGCCCGCTGCGGCCAATCCTCGAAAAAATGAGCCTTCCTGGCAATTTAAAATTTAAATTCTGGGGCAACCTACCTTACGACCAGTTACCAAATCTTTATGCACGCGGCGGGATATTTGCCTTTCCCTCGTTAGCGGATGAATGGGGTGTTGTCATTAATGAGGCGATGGCTGCAGGTTTACCTGTGCTTGGTAGCCTCTATTGCCAAGCCGTAAATGAGATGGTGAAGGATGGTGTCAATGGCTGGACGTTCCGGCCTGATTATCCAGATGAGATATTCAGCGCCCTCGAGCGCGCTAACAACGCACTCGACGAAGAATTGTTAGAGATGAGTCGGCAAGCCAGAACAACTGCTATGGCTTTCAGCCCTGATAGCGCAGCGGATAAAATGCTCGCAGTGATTGATTGGTGTATCGCCAGAAAACATAAGACCGGGCAAATGTAA
- a CDS encoding FkbM family methyltransferase: MIFVQILNTLQQILNNDSVHPVFGMIRHLKWQIIRALDLFPCALRISESHLIADSNTGVAALINCLGMYDYNNMNLVRSVLLERGGVFLDIGANIGSYTLVASEAPQAKVISIEPHPQTFAILKKNILLNKRSNIIALNIALSDYDGSLFMTNEAEAALNRIVSNPDDGSFAVPCRSADSLCRELSVKPNIIKIDVEDFELTVLHGLVQNLSMAGIILIENGTKKEIRTLLHAIGFVGPLYFHFNHMAFLKKSQKRIEDPIYLNPLFIRQTSKYYFEYEGKMAFAYPSGT, translated from the coding sequence TTGATATTCGTTCAGATCCTCAATACCCTTCAGCAAATTCTGAACAACGATTCCGTCCACCCGGTCTTTGGTATGATCAGGCATTTAAAATGGCAAATAATACGAGCGCTTGATCTCTTCCCCTGTGCATTGCGCATTTCGGAATCCCACCTCATTGCTGATAGTAATACCGGTGTCGCAGCCTTGATCAATTGCCTGGGAATGTATGATTATAATAATATGAATCTGGTTAGAAGTGTACTGCTGGAGAGAGGAGGCGTCTTTTTGGATATAGGCGCAAACATAGGCTCCTATACGCTTGTTGCCTCGGAGGCGCCCCAGGCGAAAGTGATCAGCATTGAGCCTCATCCTCAGACTTTTGCCATTCTGAAGAAAAATATACTTTTGAACAAGCGGTCCAATATTATAGCACTTAATATTGCCCTTTCGGACTATGATGGCTCTCTTTTCATGACCAATGAAGCGGAGGCTGCCCTCAACCGGATTGTAAGCAATCCTGATGATGGCTCATTCGCTGTTCCTTGCCGGTCGGCTGACAGTTTATGCCGCGAATTATCTGTCAAACCCAACATCATCAAGATAGATGTAGAGGACTTCGAGTTAACGGTACTACACGGCTTGGTGCAAAATCTTTCGATGGCCGGAATCATTTTGATAGAAAATGGTACTAAGAAAGAAATACGCACTCTTCTGCATGCAATAGGTTTTGTAGGTCCACTCTATTTCCACTTTAATCACATGGCTTTTCTTAAAAAATCTCAAAAGAGGATAGAAGATCCTATCTATCTAAATCCACTTTTTATTCGACAGACTTCCAAATATTACTTTGAATACGAAGGAAAAATGGCTTTTGCGTATCCTTCTGGTACATAA
- a CDS encoding glycosyltransferase family 4 protein, translated as MRILLVHNFYQLPGGEDQVYAAEACLLQAHGHRISHFTMNSEIIGKMNPIVLAIKTIWNHDAYKRLKNRIKSDRPEIVHFHNIFPLISPSAYYACRDAGVPIIQSLHNFRLFCLNALLLRDGKICEECLGRLLPWPGILYSCYKSSRRASAVTASMLLFHRLSKTYINLIDLYIALSSSSQKKFIQGGLPQANIVIKPNFVSADPGLSAELRDCVLFVGRFDAEKGIDTLLQAWRGFPAIPLKAVGTGPLFLDAQKKIEQGRYSQIELTGSIAHEEVLSLLQTARLLVVPSRTLENFPLVIAEAFACGVPVIASRLGAMAEIVEDGKTGLLFTPGDAEDLAAKVEWAWNHPAEMAEMGKAARREYEEKYTAERNYQMLMEIYQQAIDTHRRRR; from the coding sequence TTGCGTATCCTTCTGGTACATAATTTTTACCAACTCCCTGGTGGGGAGGATCAGGTTTATGCTGCCGAGGCTTGCCTGCTGCAAGCACATGGCCACCGTATATCTCACTTTACGATGAACAGCGAAATAATAGGAAAAATGAACCCGATTGTCCTGGCAATAAAAACAATTTGGAACCATGATGCATACAAACGACTCAAGAACAGAATAAAATCGGATCGGCCAGAGATTGTACATTTTCACAACATATTTCCGCTCATCTCACCTTCCGCATACTATGCTTGCCGCGATGCCGGTGTGCCTATTATACAGTCTTTACATAATTTTCGTTTGTTTTGCCTAAATGCCCTCTTATTACGGGACGGTAAGATCTGCGAAGAGTGCCTAGGCAGGCTGCTTCCCTGGCCCGGAATTCTGTATTCATGTTATAAAAGTTCTCGGCGTGCAAGTGCCGTAACAGCATCTATGCTTTTATTTCATCGTTTGAGCAAAACCTACATTAATCTAATCGACTTATATATAGCACTGAGTTCAAGCTCCCAAAAAAAGTTCATTCAAGGAGGGTTACCTCAGGCAAATATTGTTATCAAACCCAATTTTGTTTCAGCTGATCCAGGTTTAAGTGCAGAGTTACGCGACTGTGTTCTTTTTGTCGGACGGTTTGATGCCGAAAAGGGCATTGATACATTGTTGCAGGCTTGGCGAGGATTCCCGGCTATTCCCTTGAAGGCAGTCGGAACTGGTCCTCTATTTCTGGATGCTCAAAAAAAAATTGAACAGGGCAGATATTCTCAAATTGAGTTAACGGGGTCTATAGCGCACGAAGAGGTTTTATCGCTACTTCAAACGGCCAGATTACTTGTCGTTCCTTCGCGTACACTCGAGAATTTTCCATTAGTGATTGCCGAAGCTTTCGCCTGTGGCGTCCCAGTCATCGCCTCCAGATTAGGGGCCATGGCCGAAATCGTCGAAGATGGAAAAACCGGCTTGCTGTTCACCCCCGGCGATGCCGAAGATCTGGCTGCGAAGGTCGAATGGGCCTGGAACCATCCGGCGGAAATGGCTGAAATGGGAAAGGCTGCACGGCGCGAATATGAAGAAAAATATACCGCGGAGCGCAACTATCAAATGCTGATGGAAATATATCAACAAGCAATCGATACTCATCGGCGGCGGCGATGA
- a CDS encoding DUF3160 domain-containing protein — MKSRLVIFSFFVLLSTVTFGQRRLAEIEAPVVTEFGVYQPQLVTVQPDAPACDPGANLEKLSNLQRFDLSEEALALLKKNHFFVTPVTRPRQLSSTTGCNEMFDLYCENREQGVPNFITSDAMLHAFHLCFDTILKTCEEKRFIGRLNRLLDGLLQETINQHQESEESTIRAALNVNLNYLIVAKRLLDSSYVEPINGGVYLEELALIEDASLYVQSPLFHYEEDYTQYIVRGHYTRSSALSRYFRSMIWLGRMTFSCEGVQDPFSREATRSALLLLQAFQRLQIDGQPALTAWDEIYQPTVFFVGKSDDINLLTYLPLIEQVYGEDFAAKSAALFLDEALLTGFLQKTEALPAAAIQYPGQPAKGFRFMGQRFIPDSYVLDHVVYPYVATRTMPTGLDVMQVLGSERAFELLPDKDRRDAHYLKAIDSLKTEFAAYPAGAWAQNLYWNWLYTLMPLLWVKGEGYPHFMQTAAWVDKDLYAALASWAELRHDTILYAKQSGSKTGMDPTALLVQGYVEPNPHFFGRIASLADFLTKGLMSRNLLFEEFSETLNLFTETALKFKTVAEKELSSQPLSGQEYSLIFEFGKVLYRIVTFNRGGTAGPYYDAKQSGLEPMPVVADVHTDVESGTVLEEGVGYPFAVYVICNIEGVPVLTRGAGYSYYEFTQPMTDRLSDERWREQLTSTAPPQPVAWSSSFSADLPAHNPMPTFYLWNRPATEWVQAVFDTSSQTVNQGDSLRISIQAHVEWPTDLPSVRIENDHMQWTVDNVTLVPWSSSQIFRAVYPTDHLPVGMYHLVISLPVSGGPLVYRTQFTVTNTVGVRDKLISADRFELSCNWPNPFNASTVIAYELPSDQDVTLEIYNVRGEKVITLFSGRQTAGRHQIRWHTADAASLPLSSGVYFLRLSGSQFETIRPLSLIK, encoded by the coding sequence ATGAAAAGTCGGTTGGTGATTTTTTCCTTCTTCGTCCTGCTGTCGACCGTAACCTTTGGTCAGCGCCGTTTGGCGGAGATCGAGGCACCGGTGGTCACGGAATTCGGTGTGTATCAGCCGCAGCTGGTGACCGTTCAACCCGATGCTCCAGCGTGCGATCCGGGTGCGAATCTGGAAAAGCTGAGCAATCTGCAACGGTTTGACCTGTCGGAAGAGGCGCTCGCCTTGCTGAAAAAAAACCATTTTTTCGTCACGCCGGTGACCCGTCCGCGCCAGCTAAGCAGCACCACCGGCTGTAATGAGATGTTTGATCTCTATTGTGAAAATCGCGAACAGGGCGTCCCCAATTTCATCACCAGCGACGCCATGCTGCATGCCTTTCACCTCTGCTTTGATACTATATTGAAAACCTGTGAGGAAAAGCGTTTCATCGGCCGGCTTAATCGACTGCTGGACGGCCTGTTGCAGGAGACCATCAACCAGCATCAGGAATCCGAGGAGAGCACGATCCGTGCGGCGCTGAACGTCAATCTGAATTATCTCATCGTGGCCAAACGGCTGCTGGACAGCAGCTATGTGGAACCGATCAACGGCGGCGTCTATCTCGAAGAGCTGGCTCTGATCGAGGACGCCTCTCTCTACGTCCAATCGCCGTTGTTTCACTATGAAGAGGATTACACCCAGTATATCGTCCGCGGCCATTACACACGCTCATCCGCTCTGAGCCGGTATTTCCGTTCCATGATTTGGCTGGGCCGCATGACCTTTTCCTGCGAAGGTGTGCAGGATCCCTTCAGCCGCGAAGCCACCCGCAGCGCTCTGCTGCTGCTGCAGGCGTTTCAACGGCTGCAGATCGACGGGCAACCGGCCCTGACAGCCTGGGATGAGATCTATCAGCCCACGGTGTTCTTTGTCGGCAAAAGCGACGATATCAATCTTCTCACCTATTTGCCTTTGATCGAGCAAGTCTACGGTGAGGATTTTGCGGCCAAAAGCGCAGCCCTTTTTCTCGATGAAGCGCTGTTGACCGGGTTTCTCCAAAAGACAGAGGCCTTACCCGCGGCCGCCATCCAGTATCCCGGTCAGCCGGCAAAGGGATTCCGGTTTATGGGCCAACGCTTCATTCCGGATTCCTATGTGCTGGACCATGTGGTGTATCCATACGTAGCGACGCGCACCATGCCCACCGGTCTGGATGTGATGCAGGTGCTGGGCAGCGAGCGGGCTTTTGAGCTGCTTCCGGATAAAGACCGCCGGGATGCCCATTATCTTAAAGCCATCGATTCGCTGAAAACCGAGTTCGCCGCCTACCCGGCCGGCGCATGGGCGCAGAACCTCTACTGGAACTGGTTGTACACTCTAATGCCGCTGCTGTGGGTGAAAGGTGAGGGCTATCCCCATTTCATGCAGACAGCGGCCTGGGTGGATAAAGATTTATACGCTGCGTTGGCTTCATGGGCAGAGCTGCGCCATGACACCATACTTTACGCCAAGCAGAGCGGCAGCAAAACCGGAATGGACCCGACCGCATTGCTGGTGCAGGGGTATGTGGAACCCAATCCCCATTTCTTCGGCCGTATCGCCAGCCTGGCTGATTTTTTGACCAAGGGGCTGATGTCGCGTAATCTCCTATTCGAAGAATTCAGCGAGACTTTGAACCTGTTCACTGAAACCGCGCTAAAGTTTAAGACCGTTGCGGAGAAGGAATTGAGTTCCCAACCGCTGAGCGGCCAGGAGTATAGTTTAATTTTCGAGTTCGGCAAAGTGCTGTACCGTATTGTCACTTTTAACCGGGGCGGCACGGCCGGCCCGTACTATGATGCGAAGCAGTCGGGGCTGGAGCCCATGCCGGTGGTCGCCGACGTGCACACCGACGTCGAGTCCGGCACTGTATTAGAGGAGGGTGTGGGTTATCCTTTTGCCGTCTATGTGATCTGCAACATCGAGGGCGTGCCGGTTCTGACCAGGGGCGCCGGTTATTCCTATTACGAATTCACCCAGCCCATGACGGATCGCCTGAGCGATGAGAGATGGAGAGAACAGCTGACATCAACCGCGCCGCCCCAGCCCGTGGCCTGGAGTTCGAGCTTTAGCGCAGACCTGCCGGCGCACAATCCCATGCCGACTTTTTATCTCTGGAACAGGCCGGCGACAGAGTGGGTTCAAGCTGTTTTCGACACCAGCAGCCAGACGGTCAACCAGGGCGATTCCCTGCGGATTAGTATTCAAGCCCATGTGGAATGGCCCACCGACCTCCCGAGCGTTCGCATAGAGAACGACCACATGCAATGGACGGTTGACAACGTGACGCTGGTTCCTTGGAGCTCGAGCCAAATATTCCGTGCCGTTTATCCGACCGATCACCTGCCGGTGGGCATGTACCATCTGGTGATCAGTCTGCCGGTTTCAGGCGGCCCATTGGTTTATCGAACCCAGTTTACCGTAACCAACACGGTCGGCGTGCGGGATAAGCTAATCTCGGCTGATCGATTCGAGCTCAGCTGCAATTGGCCGAATCCGTTTAACGCCTCTACCGTTATCGCCTACGAATTGCCGAGCGATCAGGATGTAACGCTGGAGATTTACAACGTGAGGGGTGAGAAAGTAATCACCCTGTTCAGCGGCCGGCAGACGGCCGGCCGGCATCAGATTCGTTGGCATACCGCCGACGCCGCCTCTCTGCCGCTGAGCAGCGGTGTGTATTTTCTCCGGTTGAGCGGCAGTCAATTTGAAACAATCAGACCTTTGTCGTTGATCAAATAA
- a CDS encoding T9SS type A sorting domain-containing protein yields the protein MQAVDLERTGQWPSGPATAISVKDSAVFIGHGGFLSVYHTRTFTKLAQFTSSGYIRAIAIAGQYAYVAATEAGLLILDISNPNKPKHIASVQDVYAVKAVVQDHYAYIATGGAGLRIVDVSQPQTPKTVLDYKPESWVDDVALDGRYAFLACNTAGLCVVDVQNPASPAKVQSYAGGYTVYHVAASGRTVFVCGPNDVRVTNFSDIQNPKEMVTLNGSVVDAVFQNNIAYLVNTSSSGVDLHDLKSATLRKISSCYQPGTVGAAVQSGVLYAAVSDYGFRTFNVSDPGKPMEYGKWIADKVLKTPFMVDGYMAFPQFGNGKLRFYDVQDVLHPQLIDSVEVYLDEYTFSDPYVYHTSQDSWNHPFLLTTYLGDIHHPVEESKIALSGGKNYLIKQGDSLITYPSDGKTKGFDLFSLADPRKPKRLAFIKTETPVRVYGAKGNAMYCISQPNISRMEGELYCLDIADSTAPKKSSVLIPGQTALHFSVHDRYGIANTSQDSVILFDLQQPLQPKRVSAFHQPFFATPVFSGNRAYCPGGYFITYDVTDMHHWRKISELQRVDNYLGSLYYPPYFIRPTLNKEVYITDVSNSAVPAPLGDVCCTAANDDIEADGQYLYLIDSQATLHRFGWTSGALIAQGARIFKEFNTNTLTGLQIVGTDGYVAETSYGHLHKIDLHSDNLNILSTWSLGDFQIHGFTISGSCAYIRSSNYNGTNKEFRIYDISRPQAALLGSLAVGSAANISRILLKDNHAFVNDGKYLRVLDITNPATPREVGTFSDDVNIDDMSLSQNYIYLGSRYGSKKIRAVNISNPAAPAAVGVYNNMIYGTALCADDRYLYVAGGWYGLNLLDFSVPASPVLAARYYLSDIDLIDVTTYKGQVFVLDKYRGVMQFKNNLLTSVSHQEARQPDICALLPNYPNPFNARTTITFTLPHEERVTLSIYNLLGQRVADLLDGRMGAGAHKIVWQADRAPSGLYFCIFKAGAFSQTQRMLLLK from the coding sequence GTGCAGGCGGTTGACCTGGAACGCACAGGCCAGTGGCCCAGTGGACCTGCCACAGCCATCAGCGTCAAGGACAGCGCGGTCTTTATCGGTCACGGCGGTTTCCTCTCAGTCTATCACACTCGGACCTTTACCAAACTCGCCCAATTCACGTCCTCGGGGTACATCCGCGCCATCGCCATCGCCGGGCAGTACGCCTATGTGGCGGCCACTGAGGCGGGCCTGTTGATCCTGGATATCTCCAATCCCAACAAACCGAAACACATCGCATCGGTTCAGGATGTGTATGCGGTCAAGGCTGTTGTGCAGGACCACTATGCTTACATCGCAACCGGCGGCGCCGGTTTGCGCATTGTGGATGTCAGCCAGCCTCAGACGCCTAAAACGGTTTTAGATTACAAACCCGAGAGCTGGGTCGACGACGTGGCTCTGGACGGCCGCTACGCTTTTCTCGCCTGCAACACAGCCGGCCTCTGTGTGGTGGATGTTCAAAATCCGGCGTCACCCGCAAAAGTACAAAGTTATGCCGGCGGCTATACCGTCTATCATGTGGCTGCATCCGGCCGCACGGTATTTGTCTGCGGACCCAATGACGTGAGGGTGACGAATTTCAGCGACATCCAAAATCCCAAAGAGATGGTCACTCTGAACGGCAGCGTGGTTGATGCCGTTTTCCAGAACAACATCGCTTATCTGGTCAACACCAGCTCTTCCGGCGTCGATCTGCATGATCTCAAGAGCGCGACCCTGAGAAAAATCTCCAGCTGCTACCAACCGGGTACGGTTGGCGCCGCAGTTCAATCCGGCGTGCTCTACGCTGCCGTCAGCGACTATGGCTTCAGAACCTTCAACGTCAGCGATCCCGGCAAACCGATGGAATACGGCAAATGGATTGCGGACAAAGTCCTGAAAACACCCTTTATGGTCGACGGATACATGGCCTTCCCTCAGTTTGGCAACGGGAAACTGCGCTTTTACGATGTCCAGGACGTGCTCCATCCTCAATTGATCGATTCAGTCGAGGTCTACCTGGACGAGTACACTTTTTCCGACCCCTATGTCTATCATACCAGTCAGGACTCTTGGAACCATCCCTTCCTGCTCACTACGTATCTCGGCGACATCCACCATCCGGTTGAGGAGAGCAAGATCGCTCTTTCAGGCGGAAAGAATTATCTTATCAAGCAAGGCGACTCGCTGATCACCTATCCCAGCGACGGCAAGACCAAGGGATTCGATCTCTTCAGCCTGGCTGATCCGCGGAAACCGAAAAGGCTGGCCTTTATCAAAACAGAGACGCCGGTCCGGGTCTATGGCGCAAAAGGCAATGCGATGTATTGCATCTCTCAGCCCAACATCTCAAGGATGGAGGGCGAACTCTATTGTCTGGATATTGCCGACAGCACGGCGCCAAAGAAGAGCAGCGTGCTGATCCCCGGACAGACCGCCCTCCATTTCAGCGTTCATGACCGTTACGGCATCGCCAACACTTCGCAGGACAGCGTGATCCTCTTTGATCTGCAACAACCTTTGCAGCCCAAACGCGTCTCTGCCTTTCATCAACCCTTCTTTGCCACGCCCGTTTTTTCCGGAAACAGAGCCTATTGTCCAGGCGGTTATTTTATCACCTATGATGTCACGGATATGCACCATTGGCGGAAAATCAGCGAACTGCAGCGGGTGGACAATTACCTTGGCTCGCTCTACTACCCGCCTTACTTTATCAGACCGACATTGAACAAAGAGGTCTATATCACGGATGTCAGCAACAGCGCCGTGCCGGCACCGTTGGGCGACGTGTGCTGCACAGCGGCCAATGACGATATCGAGGCCGACGGCCAATACCTCTACCTGATTGACAGCCAAGCGACGCTGCACCGGTTTGGATGGACAAGCGGCGCCCTGATCGCCCAGGGCGCCAGGATCTTTAAAGAGTTCAACACCAATACGCTGACCGGTCTGCAGATCGTGGGAACCGATGGGTACGTAGCGGAAACCTCCTATGGCCACCTGCACAAAATCGATCTGCACTCTGACAACCTGAACATCCTCAGCACCTGGTCCCTCGGGGATTTTCAGATCCACGGTTTCACCATCTCCGGATCCTGCGCTTACATCCGTTCATCCAATTATAACGGGACGAACAAGGAATTCAGGATCTATGATATCAGCAGGCCTCAGGCGGCGCTGCTGGGTTCTCTGGCGGTCGGCTCAGCCGCCAATATCTCCAGAATCCTGCTCAAAGACAACCACGCCTTTGTCAATGACGGCAAATATCTGCGCGTGCTGGATATCACCAATCCGGCGACCCCGCGGGAGGTCGGCACGTTCAGCGACGACGTAAACATCGACGACATGTCGCTGTCGCAAAATTATATTTATCTCGGCAGCCGTTATGGCAGCAAAAAGATCCGGGCGGTGAACATCAGCAATCCGGCCGCTCCTGCGGCCGTCGGCGTGTACAACAACATGATCTATGGCACGGCCTTGTGTGCGGACGACCGCTATCTCTATGTAGCCGGCGGCTGGTATGGACTGAACCTGCTCGATTTCAGCGTCCCAGCCTCACCCGTTTTAGCCGCCCGCTATTACCTCAGCGACATCGACCTGATCGACGTGACCACCTACAAGGGCCAGGTATTTGTTCTTGACAAATATCGCGGCGTCATGCAATTCAAGAATAATCTGCTCACCTCGGTCAGTCATCAGGAAGCCCGACAGCCCGATATATGCGCCCTGCTGCCCAATTATCCCAATCCGTTCAACGCCCGAACAACCATCACGTTCACCTTGCCGCATGAAGAACGAGTGACGCTTTCTATCTATAATCTTTTGGGGCAGCGGGTGGCGGATCTGCTGGACGGTAGAATGGGAGCCGGCGCGCACAAAATCGTTTGGCAAGCAGACCGAGCGCCGTCGGGCTTGTATTTCTGTATTTTCAAAGCCGGGGCCTTCAGTCAAACACAGCGCATGCTGCTGCTCAAATAG